The Lolium rigidum isolate FL_2022 chromosome 2, APGP_CSIRO_Lrig_0.1, whole genome shotgun sequence genomic interval TCTTCCCAGCAGAGGAAAGCATTCATCTTGGTGTCCTTGGGGCCATTCTCCAAACTGTCATCAACAAAACAGTTCAGGACAGATCTTGGAGACCCTGTGGAGATTTCGCCCATGGCAGTGAAGCTCTGGTAGATCAGCAGGCCTCCTGACGGCAGCTCTTGCTCGACCATGTTGGTGCTATCATAGGCCCCAACAGCCAGCTTCTCACCCCAGGTCCCAGCATTGCTGCGACCACCGAAGATAGTCACAGCAACGGAGAATTCTGACGGGCCAAAGGATCTCAGCACCCTCTTGACCAGCTCACCATAAGACATGGAGGCAGGGTCCAAGCCCATGACCTCATAGCTAGCATAGCTGAAGCCATCCTCAGGGGTCACATGAATGGTGGAGAAAGCAGAGCCATGGATGGCATTCATGGAGTAGCCACATGGCTCAAAATCAAAGTCGCAGATCTCCATCTCCGGGACTATGTCAGAGATACCGGAGAGCTTGGTCATCTCCTTAGCGCAAGATGTGTGGCCTTCAGCAGAGGTCTTGAAGAAGACGGAAGCTTTCTTCTTGTCCAGACCAGTCATGCACATCTCAAGGTTAACCACAGGCTGCTCAGGCTGCTGGGTGGCGTAGTAGACATGCCACTTCTGGCCTGGCTTCGCAGGATCACCAATCACATAGGCATTGCCACCAGATTTGAGGCCACCAAAGTAGCCGTTGAGGAAGGCAACCTCGTCAGAGAAGTTCTTGTGTGGAGAGGGCTGTGCTTCAGGGAATATGAAGGTCCCACGGGAGTACTTCACAGCAGCGAGTGGCAGGGATAACTCCTCAGCAAGCTCAAGGATTCTTGGAATGGCCAACAGGAGCTTGGTAGTGCCGCAGGTCTTGATCACAGCCTTGTACGGGTACACGAAGAGGCTTGACTCAGAGAGGACATAGGAGTCAAAAGTCTCATTGGAGAGCTCGGAGACAATGGTGCACTTGGCAAGATCAAGAACAGAGTCAATCTGGGCACGCGAGAGAGCACGCAATCCCCTGCCCTTGGGGTCAGCAAAGACTGGCGCCTCAGAGAAAGTGATCTCCAGGCGCTTCTCATACCCCTCGAACCCGATCGCAGAGACCGGGGGGAGGTCAGCAACCGACAGGACTGCCATTGTTTCGGAATGTTGGTTGAAAGAAAAAAGAGGATTTGCTGGTCACTAAAAAGCAGCTGTCCAGAGAAATTTAAGAAAGCTGAGAACGAAGGTGGAAAGGAATTCTAAGCAATTGGGATGGGGCACACGAGAGGGATATCAAGATGGCTTCCTGGAGCACTGCAAAAATGAAGCAATTGTCACAGTTAGCAGCTAATCATTAACAAGAACTGCAACAGCAACAAGATAGAAGCTTGATTGGTTGGATACATACGTTGGAGTAAGCAGCGGAGCGGAACTTCTCGATGCCGCCGGCGGGGCGGAGGTCCTCGATGCTGTAGCCGAGGGGAGCTTCGTACATGAGTGATGAACGACTACTGCTAGACTTCTTACCAGCCTTGGACTCCATAGAACATCAAATTCTGCAGTGCAGAGAAAAAGAGTATTGTGAGAAACGATGAAATATAATACCAGCTAGAGAAGTGCACAGTAATAAGCATTATCTTATCAGGATTCATGTTTCATCATCCGCATAACGTAGAGTAATATATCACCAATTACACTGAATTTATTAGTTCAGTTGAATTTCGATGAACCACTCAGATCAAGTGGGCACCTTCAGACAATTGATTTCTATACTACAGAATGTCTGAAATTACAAATGAATCTACCTCGAATTTATGAATGAACCAAAACAATTGAACATCGCTAAGGCAGAACGATGAAATGTAAAACCATATAGCCAGGTTCAGTTTTCATATTTCATCATCCACATAAGGTAGAGGAGGAATATAAAATATCAGTAATTACAGTAAGATTATATTTCAATTGATTTTCGAATTGGATCAAGACTAGGCAATCTGGAGCATAACAAAAGAGAGGAAACTGAAAGGGGAATACAAATCAATTCAGCATGAAGCACTAAGATCCAACAAGTCACCTTCAGACAATTGATTTGCATATACAGAAGGTCTGGAAATACAGGTTAATCTACCGCGAATTGATGAACGGACTAAAATTATTAGACATCACTAAGACAGATAACTAAGAACTTCCTGACTATCTTGCATATGACAGAAGGTCGGGAAAATTAAACATATTCTAGACAGCGCCTTTTCTGACAAATACGATCCATGCTATTTACCGCAACGAAACGGCGGATCGAAGACGAGACGAACCGAACGCAATCGATCTGAACAGCAGGAACTAACTAATCGAGAGGGAGAAATCTTACAATTCCGCGAACAACGCCGAAGGACCGTCGATGGATCTGCTTCTTGTTCTTCCCACAGATCTCGGGAAATCGAAAGCAGAAGGCTCTGATGAATTTCTAGGTCTTGGTCCGGCGAGATGGGGAACGAAGTGGATTTACTTGGTAAATAAACAAATGACGAGCGTCTGAGGATGGGAAAGTCACCGAGTCCCTGGCGCTGTATTTATAGCGGACCCGGAGGAAACCTAGAAAAGAACGCGGTCCACTGCACCGATCTGATAAGGGTGCAGCGGCGCGGGTGCCGAGTCACGGTGGACCGCGTGCACGGCGCTTTTTCGGCGCGCGGCGGGTGACAGGTGGGCCACGCGATCGGAACGCTTGGCTGGGAGCGCTCCTCGCGTTTGCGTGGCCCGGAAGGCTCCCGGAATATTTGGGAACGCGTCGGGCTGTGCGCTGCCTGCTCGACACGTGCTCCTCACGCGTGTACAGTGTACTGTACGTGTGCTGCTGCCTAGCTATCCGTGTGTATTCTTTTCCAAAAGAGGTTTGGGGTTTAGTCAAAGGAGTGGCTCTGTTTTCTTTGGATGGCGATGGAATGGAATCGCTTGCTGTAGCTAGACTCTTCGGGTAGATGCTGCTGCGCTTTAGCGGCTGAGGTTTGGCCCGATCTTGGCTGGTGGCGGATGAAATCGGAAACTTTGATTCGGAGGCATAATTGCTTTGATGaagtttttcttttctaagaaataCTTACTTTGATTGTTTATTTCTTTGTTTTGAGGATAAGAGACGATCTGCTAGAGTCAAGCGAAAGTGGCACCGGAATAAAAAAATTATACGGAACATTTGTATATATTCCATTAAGACATAACATGatcactgtcgttgcctaatcgacggtacctcggaggagggatactcacgagggggagaagaagtaggggccatagggcggagtgcacacgggacggtggtacgcgagttacccagcttcggaacacctgcacgatgacatggcctaccgctgcttgtccggaattatccgggcgctttcgcgttgttacaatgagttgtggttgtgcctctagggctcccgggatccggcttataaaggcgcacggatctagggtttacatggagagtcctagccggattacagatagcctaactacggtacaatatcttgccgtgcacgtcacggatccgccttccatatacgtcgtaccggatccgggttcctcatgggcctccatggatccgggttactcctaatgtcggtacggatccggcttaccgatcccgggctggacttcttccttcatgatcaacaagcaatcgggccgcccgatgggccacatgcctcatcaccatctgtgggccacccgggcttgccggatctaggcactgtcgatggtacacccatgaagtatacccacaacagtagcccccagagttctccgagtttcacctgcagtttccgccttgctggttcatcacgatctccggcaaacgttggtaacgcggagaaacttgaagagctccaacttcacattttcttctttccccaactattagtcggaaaatgctcccatcctgcgggacttcatccatcgacattccaaagaacatttccgggttactcctcgCTCGCGAATGAGAACTAACTTatcctcacgcaattacccggaatcttaaaagactcaaacggttccgccaactccggcgccattttcgcgcgatttcgcggtaacttatctctagccatttttaccgtttagggtttgggacacgtgtcacgcatccaacggtgcgacgcttgcgttccgaccacgaggatgcggagcacgaatcttatcccttcagtctataaatatccgccgtcgacgcccttaccctcattcaccccccttctcacctctctgccgagcgccgcccgtgagctcttcctccgccgcgcCAGAATAgccgccggagcatcaccggagcgagtccaccaccgcagtgttcttcgtgttcttaactccggcgagccaccgcgcggaaaactcgtcgccggcgactccgaccaccgcatacGCCATTACAGTAAGTCTTCGAGCTTCACTTTCGCGCCGTAGTCGGTAGGGGtgaacttggggaagacgatgtgggatccgactaaagtaagtttccgccaaaccctttttcttcagatgtcttcaacgactccacctccgacctcggaaccaatcatggcgaccccaatctcctccgcccctcctcccttcgttccagtcaggctggatccttcaaaggattccggcaaggaggctgaggggacctctgctcacccggaaaaaacctccggggcgggtcaaacggagcaccaggcggaagaggtcacaaagaagtcgaaagctcggaagcgagattctgaagctaaaggaaaatggtggccttgtaccaccaccgagatggagctgaagaacctcgagtcggagggctttctacaacccggaagctggaggtcagttccaaatgaactagctccggctccgagggacgacgagatggtgctgacgaaggcgctggtggagcgcggattttcatttccgccttcggacttcttcctggagattctgaagacgtatggactccaaccccacaacatatctccaaACAGCGTGCTTGCCATCGGCAaccacgtcaccctctgcgaaggccatctccggtaACCCCCGAGATCTCTCCGTTCCAACACTTttctctgtcaagaaggagaggatccggcaatccgccgaactcgctacatgcggatccatcacctttatgactccgcccgggccgcgtctacccccccaccgaccgccacgaatccgcgaggtaccggtcgggggtttcttctatctgaaggacgtctccgaccccgcgagtgAAAAGAAACTTCCACCTTTCAAGaattgccccgccaccgagcttccgtcatggacgcactgcccccacttctccgactcgcctcaactgacccgcgctgttaggcggatctgcaagctcacggaggaggggctgacggggaaggatttaaccctttccctggtttaccaagcggatccagcccgcTGCAACAcgagggaccgcctgatgtttgaatacacagggcgcgacgatccaatgcgcgccaccaaagacaatctctccgccgacgccatcgacaagaggatccgggtcctcatcaagatctcacgtgaactccatgttcacgtatgcaacaaagacatccacacgaatggatccggaaccgcggtacgtcgtcttgactttggtctattgtttttcttcaaacttttttaTCTAAGTGTTTAAttttgcattagctcgaggcgcttgaggaaaatgaactcggaactctcctccgagtcccttccaccggtaacgcggatccggaagccgcatcggaggcggaagctcccgaggcttccacgccccgctaagaggaagaagccggctccttccagcccccatgcgaaacgcgcccgcgaagtgctcagcattgcggctacccggaaattggaggcggaaaagaagcgcctctcgctgattaataccaagcaacaaggggcagcctgccatccaaGCATTTCTTCAAACCTTCCGGTAAACGTCTACTTCCGAGACCCAAGTTCTGATTTAACGCTCgctcttatacttttatgtttttCCCGAAGCtccgaagccagccccccaaggccccaagggtcctcaagaagagagccaggccatctccggcttcttttcacattactcctgaggttgaagttccgcccaaggcttcctccgccaccaagccggatccaaaggatatcattgatacgtctccgacgtatcgataatttcttgtgttccatgccacattattgatgttatctacatgttttatgcacactttatgtcatattcgtgcattttctggaactaacctattaacaagatgccgaagtgccgctctcgttttctcgctgtttttggtttcgtaaatcctagtaacgaaatattctcgaattggacgaaacgaagacccgtgttcctattttcaccggaagcatccgaacacccgagagccgccggagggggccccgtgggccccgatgatagggtggcgcggcccgggccccggccgcgccagcctatggtgtggccaccccttcgaccctcccgcgccgcctcttcgcctatataaagcctccgtcgcgaaacccccgatgcgaaaaaccacgatacggaaaaccttccgcagccgccgccatcgcgaagccaagatccgggggacaggagtctccgttccggcaccccgccggagcggggaagtgcccctgaaggcttctccatcgacaccgctgccatctccaccgccatcttcatcaccgccgtcgctcccatgaggggggagtagttctccatcgaggctcggggctgtaccggtatctatgtggttcatctctctcttatgtgcttcaatacaataatctcatgagctgccttacatgattgagattcatatgatgatgcttgtaatctagatgtcactatgctagtcaagtgagttttacttatgtgatctccggagactccttgtcccacgtgtgtaaaggtgacaagtgtgtgcaccgtgtgggtctcttaggctatatttcacagaatacttattcaccgatgaatggcatagtgaggtgcttatttatatctctttatgattgcaatgtgtttgtatcacaatttatctatgtgctactctagcaatgttattaaagtagttttattcctcccgcacgtgtgcaaaggtgacagcagtgtgcaccgtgttagtacttggtttatgctatgatcatgatctcttgtagattgcgaagttaactattgctatgataatattgatgtgatctattcctcctacatatgcatgaaggtgacagtgtgcatgctatgttagtacttggtttagacttttgatctatcttacactaaaggttactaaaatatgagcattattgtggagcttgttaactccggcattgagggttcgtgtaatcctacgcaatgtgttcatcatccaacaaaagtgtagagtatgcatttatctattctcgttatgtgatcaatgttgagagtgtccactagtgaaagtgtaatccctaggccttgttcctaaatatcgctatcgctcgcttgtttactcgttttactactgcgttactaccgcttgtttactcgtcccgggcaaagcacttttctcggtgccgttgctactacttatttataccacctgtatttcactatctcttcgccgaactagtgcacctattaggtgtgttggggacacaagagacttcttgctttgtggttgcagtggttgcatgagagggatatctttgacctcttcctccccgagatcgataaaccttgggtgatccacttaagggaaacttgctcgccgttctacaaacctctcgctcttggaggcccaacactcgtctacaagaatagaagctcccgtagacatcaagcacttttctcggcgccgttgccggggaggaaaggtaaaaggcactcatactccggtcccgtgtaaagtacttttctcggctcCATTGTGtgcgtgctcgaagatatttcctttagatcccgcaattgcatctttttgtttcttgtttacactagtttggcataatggacaacaatgagcttcttattctatttcctgatttaaaacatggattgtttgatgcgaaaattaaaaaacctatgaaatcttatttgcatgctcggtagtaatattagtatgaacgctttgaacaccattgttgataatgatatagaaagttctaagcttggggaagtctggttttcatgatctttttagtcccccaagcattgaggagaaaattttctttgatgatactttgcctcctatttatgatgataatgatagtggtcttttggtgccacctactatggagagtaaattttgttgtgattatactatgcctcctacacttgatgagaataataatgatagctactttgttgaatttgctcccactacaactaataaaattgattatgcttatgtggagagtaataattttatgcatgagactcatgataagaatgctttatgtgatagttatattgttgagtttgctcatgttgctaccgaaagttattatgagagaggaaaatatggttgtagaaattttcatgttactaaaatgcctctctatgtgctgaaatttttgaagctacacttgttttatcttcctatgcttgttactttgctcttcatgaacttgtttatttacaagattcctatgcataggaagcatgttagacttaaatgtgttttgaatttgcctcttgatgctctcttttgcttcaactactatttcttgcgagtgcatcattaaaaccgccgagcccatcttaatggctataaagaaagaacttcttgggagataacccatgtgtttattttgctacagtactttgttttatatttgtgtcttggaagttgtttactactgtagcaacctctccttatcttagttttatgttttgttgtgccaagtaaagtctttgatagtaaagtaaatactagatttggattatcgctagcttccagatttctttgccgtcacgaatctgggtctaattctctgtaggtaactcgtaaaattatgccaatttacgtgagtgatcctcagatatgtacgcaactttcattaaatttgggcattttcatttgagcaagtctggtgcccttttaaaattcgtctttacggaccgttctgttttgacagattctgccttttatttcgcattgcttctttcgccgtgttgggtggatttctttgttccattaccttccaagtagctttgagcaatgtccagaagtgttaagaatgattgtgtcacctctgaacatgtgagtttttgattatgcactaaccctctaatgagtttgtttcgagtttggtgtggaggaagttttcaagggtcaagagaggaggatgatatactatgatcaaggagagtgaaaactctaagcttggggatgccccggtggttcacccctgcatattctaagaagactcaagcatctaagcttggggatgcccaaggcatccccttcttcatcgacaaatttatcaggttcctcccttgaaactatatttttattcggccacatcttatgtactttacttggagcgtctgtgtgcttttgtttttgtttttgtttgaataaatgcttgtgtgggagagagacacgctccgtcggttcatatgaacacatgtgttcttagcttttaattttcatggcgaagtttcttcttcgttaatttgttatatggttggaattggaaaatgatacatgtagtaaattgctataatgtcttggataatgtgatacttggcaattgttgtgctcatgtttaagctcttgcatcatatactttgcacccattaatgaagaaacacttagagcttgctaatttggtttgcatatttggtttctctagagtctagataatatctagtattgagttttgaacaacaaggaagacggtgtagagtcttataatgtttacaatatgtcttttatgtgagttttgctgcaccgttcatccttgtgtttgtttcaaataaccttgctagcctaaaccttgtatcgagagggaatacttctcatgcatcccaaatacttgagccaaccactatgccatttgtgtccaccatacctacc includes:
- the LOC124692624 gene encoding S-adenosylmethionine decarboxylase proenzyme-like yields the protein MAVLSVADLPPVSAIGFEGYEKRLEITFSEAPVFADPKGRGLRALSRAQIDSVLDLAKCTIVSELSNETFDSYVLSESSLFVYPYKAVIKTCGTTKLLLAIPRILELAEELSLPLAAVKYSRGTFIFPEAQPSPHKNFSDEVAFLNGYFGGLKSGGNAYVIGDPAKPGQKWHVYYATQQPEQPVVNLEMCMTGLDKKKASVFFKTSAEGHTSCAKEMTKLSGISDIVPEMEICDFDFEPCGYSMNAIHGSAFSTIHVTPEDGFSYASYEVMGLDPASMSYGELVKRVLRSFGPSEFSVAVTIFGGRSNAGTWGEKLAVGAYDSTNMVEQELPSGGLLIYQSFTAMGEISTGSPRSVLNCFVDDSLENGPKDTKMNAFLCWEEDAAQEIDERDGKKMRSA